In Acidobacteriota bacterium, the genomic stretch CTTCGACACCCCGTGCCTGGACCAGATGCCACCCCGGGAGGACGAGGCGGCGGCGCTGGCGGCGGTCTTCGCCGGCCAGACCGGCAGTGCTCCGGAAGTCGAGGAGCTGCGCGCCCTCGAAGGCTTCGAGGCCCGCTTCGAGGCGGCCTGGAATGCGGCGCGGGACCAGCTCGGAGAGGACGCTCGGCTGGATCGGGAGGCTTTGCTGCGCTCGGCGCGGGTGCTGTTGGCCAACGCCGCGGCGCTCTACGGGTACGAGCCGCAGCCCCTGGACGGCTCCGCCGTGCTGCTGCGGGCGCAGGAGCGCCGGCCGGGAGATCCGCCGCGGCCGGAGCTGGCCTGGATCCAGCTGGTGCGCGGTGGCCTCGACTTCGTGGTCACTCCCGGACACCACCTGACCATGCACGAACCACCCCACGTGGCCACCGTGGCGCAGCAGCTGGCCCGCCGGCTGGTTCCCCTGCCGGGACAGGGTTGAGGCCGGCGGCCGGCAGTCGCATCGGCGCCCGCAGCTTCGAGGCCCGCTGCTAGAGGATCCCATGAGATCGATTTCGCTGAAACCCTGGAGAGTTTCCCCCTGAGAGGAGAACACCGGTCATGACCCATTCCCTTCCGTCCCGCGCCCGCCGCCGTTTTGTCGCGCCGCACTCCGCGCTGCTTTGGGCTGCGCTGCTGTGCGCCGCGCTGCTGGTGGCCCTGCCCGCTCATTCCCAATCTGAAGCCCCATCCGAGACCCCATCCGCCGATCCTCTAGCTCCGACCCTGGAGGGGATCTGGCAGGGTTGGATCGTCTACGCCGAAGGGGAGATCGAGCTCGACATGCTGGTGGAGCTGGCCTCCGGCGAGGAGGGCGTGATGGGGGGCAATATCGACATCCCGAGTCAGCGCATGGAGTTCTACCCCCTGACCACCGTCGAGCAGGACGGCACTCAGGTGACGCTGGAATTCTTCCGCGACTCCGAACGCACCAAGAACGCCCGCTATCTCTTCGAAGGCGAGGTAAAGGACGGCGGGAGCCGCATCGAGGGCATGTTCACCGGCTGGTACGACGACGATGGCCGCAACCACGTGCCCTTCGTGCTGGAGCGTACCGGCGAAGCCTTCGACCCGCGGCCGGAGCGCACTACGGCGGTGGTGGAGTCCCTGGCGGATTCCGGCGACGAGCTGCGGGAACGCTTCAATCAGGACGCCGACAAGGTGCGGTTGATGGTGCTGCTGTCGCCGAAATGCGGGATCTGCCTGGCCAGCGCCCGGGTCATTCAGCGCTACGTGATGCACGACATCGAGAGCGACGATCTGGCTCTCTACCTGGTGTGGGGGCCGATGCTCGGCGGCGAGGAGCGCCAGGATGCGAAGGAGGCCACCGCCTTCCTGCCGGACTCTCGGGTGGTGCATTATTGGACCCCCGCCCACGATCTGGCGGCTCAGGTGTCCAAGCCCCTGGAGCTCGGGGAAGAGCTGGCCTGGGATACCTTCCTGCTCTACGCCCCGGGCACCCGCTGGGCCGAAGGACCGCCGCCGGCGCCTTCCTCCTTCATGCACGTCGGCCGCTCCCTCCCCGCCGAGCGCCGGTTCAACGGCAAGACTCTGGCCGCGGAGATCCGTGGTTTGCTCGCCGAGGAAGACTCCGAGCCCGCCGGTGGGGGAGAGGGCCGGTGACGCGGATCGCCGGGCTTCGGTAGGGGTGAATCCGGCGGTGGAAGCTGCCGACGGCTCAGGAAGCCCGGCGGGTGCTGAGCTCCTTCGCCGGCACTCCGGCGACGGTGGCGCCGGCGGGGACGTCTTCGAGCACCACCGCACCGGCGGCGACCATGGCGTCGTCGCCGACGGCGATTCCGCCCAACAGGGTAGCCCGGGCCCCCAAGGTCACGCGATCCCCGACCTTGGGGCAGGCGAGCTCGTCGAAGCGTGCCTCACCGAGGGTGACGCCCTGGAGCAGCGTGCAATCCTCGCCGAGGACGGCGGTGCCGCCGATGACGATGCCGAGACCGTGGGGAATGAGGCAGCCGCCGCCGATTTCCGCCCGGGGCAGGATGTCGACGCCACAGAAGGCGACGGAAAGGCGGCGGCAGAGCGCTGGCAGGGCGGGGATGCGGCGGCTCACGGCGGCGTGAGCCAGCCGGTGCAGCAGCAGCGCCTGAAAGCCGGCGTCGAAGCAAAGAACGTCCAGAAGCGCCCGCAGCGGGCTCCAACCCTTGATCGTCCGCAGCCGGTGGAAGTCCCGGCGCAGGCGGCCCCAGTCGCCGGTGGCGGCCACCTCCTCAGTCCTCCCCGTCTTCCTGCTCCCGGAGCTCGTCCGCCGTCACCGCCGCCAGACCGGCATTGAGGAAGGCCAGTTGCAGGCGCATTTGGTCTCTCAGGGGCATGGGGCGGATGCCGTAGGCTTCCGCTTCGCCGCGAAAGTCTTGCGGCGACAGCTGCCGCAGCCGTTGCTGGGCCCAGGCGAGGAATCGATTGCGCGGCTCGGTGCCGCCGGCGGGGTTGGGTGGACCGTCGGAGCCCCCCGGCTGGGGTTCGTTCCCCGGCGGCGGCACCAGGAAGAGGGGCATCTCGGAGACCAGGGTCAGGGGATCGCCGCCCAGGGAGCGCACCAGCTCCATGGACGAGGGCTGGAAGAGAGCAGCGGTTTCCGCTTCGCCGCGGCCGATGAAGTAGGCGGCCATGGCCCGGGAGTCAGGGCGGGTGGAAAAGCCCGGGGCGATGCGCCGGAAACCCTTCTCGCCCTGACGGTCCACGTCGTGGAGGCCGTAGCCCATGGCCTCCACCCGCTCCGTCAGCTGCCGCTGCATATCCTCGGTCCGATCGACCCAATCCGGCTCCAGCAGAAACCACGGTCCCTGGGCAAAGGCCATGCTGTGGAGGCTGGCGTGGAGGTGGAAGGGACTGCCGGCGCCGAGGAGGAAGCGGGTCACCGCCAGGTTCTCCGGCCGCAGCTCGTCCGCGTCCTCCAGCTCGCCGTCGTCACTCACCTCCGGATAGCCCCACTCCATGTCGTCCCCCGGGGGTTCCCGGCTGACCCCTTCCAGGTAGGCGGCCAGGTCGTAGCCTTGATCGTCTTCTCCCCGATGGTCTTTCGCCGCCACGAGCTCTCCGCTCCACGGCCGGTTGGCGGCCTCGCCGTCGGGGTTGACGTGGGGAACGATGTACCAGGTGGCGGCGGTGAGGGGGTGGGCGGTGATGGGGAGCTCGTCGAGGTAGCTGACCAGGCGCCGGAGCAGCTCCGGCCCCACCGGCTCGTCGGCGTGACTACCCGCCAGCAGGCTGATGCGCAACGGCCCGGAGCCGAAGCGGTAGCCGTGGATGGGGCGATCCTGACGCGACCGGCCGAGCACCTGGGCTCGCTCCACCGGCGGTGCGGCGGCGGTGGACAGAACCTCCTCGATGGGTAGTTGCAGCGGCATCAGAACGTCTTCGCAGCGCCTAGGCGGCGTCGTCCGAGGGAGATTCCGGAGAGGATTGGGCGGTGGACTTCTTCGGTGGACCGGGGAAGAAAGCGTTGGTGCGTTCGACGTAGTCCCGGTACTTGGGCCGGGTCTTGGAGAGCTTCTTCTCCAGCAGGGCGACGCCGGAGACCTTGAGCAGGAAGATGCTCATGACCAGGGGGCTGAGCACCGTCATCCAGCCTTGGGGGGTGGCCAGGGCGATACAGAAATAGCCCCACCAGACCATGAAGTCTCCGAAGTAGTTGGGATGGCGGGTGTAGCGCCACAGACCGGAATCGAGGACCTTCCCCTGATTCGACGGGTCCGCCTTGAAACGGCTCAGCTGCCAGTCGCCGACGCTTTCGAAGACGAAGCCCACCAGCCAGAGCAGCACCCCCAGGGCGTCGAGCCAGGTGAGCCGTTGGGGGGTGTCCGAGAGGACCGCTACCTGCAGCGTGAGGGAGATGAACCACAGCAACACCCCCTGGAAGAGGAAGATGGTGCCGAGGCTGACCAGTGGGAAGCTCTTGCCCCAGTGATCCCGCATCTTGCGGTAGCGGTAGTCTTCCTCGCCGTGGTCGAGGTTGCGCCACAAGAGGTAAATCCCCAACCGCAGGCTCCACACCGCCACCAGGGCCAGCAGAAGCCAGCCCCGGGGGGCGTAGCCGGTGCCCTCCAGATGGGCCACCCCCGCCGCCAGCAGAAAGCCGGGACCCCAGAAGGCGTCCACGATGCTGACGTCTCGGCGTACCAGGCTGATCAGCCAGAGCACGATCATGACCGCCAGCACGGCGGCGAGGGATTGGAGATAGATCATCGGTACTAGCAGCGAGTTTCTTCAGCTCCCGGGGTCGCTATTTGCGCCGCCAGCTGCCGTCCGGCTCCTGGATCCAGGTGCCCCGATCGGCCTTCTGGCGCAGCGTCTCGGCATAGGTGCGGCGGATCTGCGGCAGCTGGGACATCTCGGCGCCGGTGGCGGCGGCGATCTCCTCGAACATGCGGTCGCGGTCGCCGTTCTCGGCCTTCACCAGCCGTTGTACCTCGGCGCGCTGACGCAGGTCCAGATCTTCCAGGCTGCGGATCTCCAGCAGCGCCTGGTTGTTCTCTCCCAGGACGCCGGATTGCAGGTAGTTGCGGATCTCCGGCAGGCGCTGGGCGCGGCTTTGAATGATCCTCCGGATCGCCGGGTTGCTGATCTCCGGTGCCGCTACCTCGTCCGCAGCCAGGGCCTGGGA encodes the following:
- a CDS encoding DUF1295 domain-containing protein, with product MIYLQSLAAVLAVMIVLWLISLVRRDVSIVDAFWGPGFLLAAGVAHLEGTGYAPRGWLLLALVAVWSLRLGIYLLWRNLDHGEEDYRYRKMRDHWGKSFPLVSLGTIFLFQGVLLWFISLTLQVAVLSDTPQRLTWLDALGVLLWLVGFVFESVGDWQLSRFKADPSNQGKVLDSGLWRYTRHPNYFGDFMVWWGYFCIALATPQGWMTVLSPLVMSIFLLKVSGVALLEKKLSKTRPKYRDYVERTNAFFPGPPKKSTAQSSPESPSDDAA
- a CDS encoding DUF1318 domain-containing protein — translated: MKRSTPLLLITAALATVVLAACVTINVYFPEEKVRELSEQIEDAVEEQAAQDDGTVAEPSDLEPSEAEAANPESSGAETSGAETSGAGARISPAGWLLHLLPASQALAADEVAAPEISNPAIRRIIQSRAQRLPEIRNYLQSGVLGENNQALLEIRSLEDLDLRQRAEVQRLVKAENGDRDRMFEEIAAATGAEMSQLPQIRRTYAETLRQKADRGTWIQEPDGSWRRK
- a CDS encoding M14 family zinc carboxypeptidase codes for the protein MPLQLPIEEVLSTAAAPPVERAQVLGRSRQDRPIHGYRFGSGPLRISLLAGSHADEPVGPELLRRLVSYLDELPITAHPLTAATWYIVPHVNPDGEAANRPWSGELVAAKDHRGEDDQGYDLAAYLEGVSREPPGDDMEWGYPEVSDDGELEDADELRPENLAVTRFLLGAGSPFHLHASLHSMAFAQGPWFLLEPDWVDRTEDMQRQLTERVEAMGYGLHDVDRQGEKGFRRIAPGFSTRPDSRAMAAYFIGRGEAETAALFQPSSMELVRSLGGDPLTLVSEMPLFLVPPPGNEPQPGGSDGPPNPAGGTEPRNRFLAWAQQRLRQLSPQDFRGEAEAYGIRPMPLRDQMRLQLAFLNAGLAAVTADELREQEDGED
- a CDS encoding serine O-acetyltransferase gives rise to the protein MAATGDWGRLRRDFHRLRTIKGWSPLRALLDVLCFDAGFQALLLHRLAHAAVSRRIPALPALCRRLSVAFCGVDILPRAEIGGGCLIPHGLGIVIGGTAVLGEDCTLLQGVTLGEARFDELACPKVGDRVTLGARATLLGGIAVGDDAMVAAGAVVLEDVPAGATVAGVPAKELSTRRAS